DNA from Petroclostridium xylanilyticum:
TTTTGTCATAAGTTCACGCTCCAAAATAATAGTTCGGAGTTCGGAGCTCGGAGTCCGGAGAATAACACCTGATAATCTAACCCCGAACTGAAAATATGTTACTTATAGTATATGTTGTATTTCTTTATTCGTAAAGTAATATTTTGCTCTTGTTCCCGACTAATAATTATTATTCTACATAAACTATGATTGTACTCAGAATATTTCAGAATATTAATGAAGGGTGGTGTATAAATGCGTACAGCCATTATGGGCGCGGGTTTGTCCGGCTTATGCTGCGCATATATTTTAGAGAAATACGGATATAACTTTGACATATATGAAAATAGGAGTTGCGTTGGAGACCGGTTTGTTAATGGTGAAATCATCATGGAAATACTTGACCGCCCCGTTCAAGATATTTTTTCATTATTGGCAAAAGAGTACGGCTTGTACCTTAAAGCAGCGAATGTGATTAATAAAATAATCATTAAGTCTCCAAAAGAAACTGCAACAATTCAAGACTTTATCGGTTACATCACCATACGGGGAAGGCATGAGCAATCTTTAGAAAAGCAAATTGCTGCTAACATAAAAAAGAGAATTATTTTTAATAGTGATAGAACGGTGGAAGACCTCCTTAAAAACTATGATAAGGTAGTATTAGCTACAGGAGATGGAAGTTATTCCGAGAAATTTAACAATTATACTGCTCACGTTCCTGTCAACCTTAAAGGCGCTACAATCGAAGGAGATTTTGATCCTAACACTGTAATCGCATGGTTAAACAATAATTTTGCCCCACAGGGATATGCGTATTTAATCCCATTTAACCAGAAGGAAGCAAATGTAGTAATTGCTTACCCTAATTATGAGCATAATAAAAAGTATTATATAGACCGGCTGTGGGACAATTTGTTAAACAGCTTTAACTTTAGATTTCGAATAACCGACCAGTTCCAGATTACGGACTACCAGCTAGGTATCGCTAAGAAGTGTAAGATAGACAATATCTTTTTTGTGGGTAACTGTTTTGGTACCACTATGCCATTTCTGGGATTCGGACAGACAGGAACCATACTGAGCGGGATATATGCCGGTATGGATATATGCGGTAAAAGTAAATATGAAAGGGAAATTAAAAAGCTAAGGAATAGTTACTTTGACTCTCTGGCACTGAGGCGCGAAATGGAAAAATTCAATAATAATGACTATGACAGGCTGGTGAAGCTTTTCAATACAAAATTAGGAAAAAAAGTATTTATTAATAAGAAGGTTAACTTTCTTAAATATGCTGTCAAGGCATCTAAGGTCCTTACAAGTCCTCATATGTCAAAATAGTCATATCTAATCTAAAGATATGACTATTTTTTACTTCATGCTCCATTCATCGATATCCTCTTATTCTCATCACATACAATGAGCTTTCTCACCCGGTCAATAACAGTCCTCAACATTACCTTTCCGCCCCAGAGTATAGAGAGATATTTTAGTGTTTCATAAGCATATGTCAGCTCCAGTTCTCTCCCCTCATATTCATGGACCAATAGTAAAGAACGGTCTTTGGGCGACATTTCAACTACTTTAATACATGGAATTGTTGCCATGCCTATATTCTTTACGATAGTATCTCTTATTTTCTTCCACCCCTCCTCATCGGATACTTCCTCGATTACATAATTGCTTCCTTTCTTGGCATATTCAAATAAATTCATCTCACTGCAAAGTTCTTGCGTAAGATACCTTCTGATAAATGATTCATCCCTCTCCAAGTGGCGGACCTCAAATATTTTATCTTTTCCGAAACGTTTTTCAATATCTTCAAAAATCTTAAACCCCAGATAATAAGGATTAAGGGCACCTAAAAAGGGTCTGATGACCTGATTGTGCCGGCTCAAAAACTCCATATGAAGGTCCTGTGGTAATTCCAACTTGTTTAAAATCCTGTAGTGCCAGTAGCTGGCCCAGCCCTCATTCATAATCTTTGTCTCAATCTGAGGAATGAAATATTTTGTTTCTTCTACCACAATCCTTAAGATATCTTTTTCCCATTCCTCTAGATTACTATACTGTATTATAAATTCCATAATATCTTCGGTAGGTTCTAAAGGAATCTTGGTCAGATTTGGAAAAGGTACATCCTTTCTTTTGTCTAATAGACCATTCACTTTTA
Protein-coding regions in this window:
- a CDS encoding NAD(P)/FAD-dependent oxidoreductase; amino-acid sequence: MRTAIMGAGLSGLCCAYILEKYGYNFDIYENRSCVGDRFVNGEIIMEILDRPVQDIFSLLAKEYGLYLKAANVINKIIIKSPKETATIQDFIGYITIRGRHEQSLEKQIAANIKKRIIFNSDRTVEDLLKNYDKVVLATGDGSYSEKFNNYTAHVPVNLKGATIEGDFDPNTVIAWLNNNFAPQGYAYLIPFNQKEANVVIAYPNYEHNKKYYIDRLWDNLLNSFNFRFRITDQFQITDYQLGIAKKCKIDNIFFVGNCFGTTMPFLGFGQTGTILSGIYAGMDICGKSKYEREIKKLRNSYFDSLALRREMEKFNNNDYDRLVKLFNTKLGKKVFINKKVNFLKYAVKASKVLTSPHMSK
- a CDS encoding SpoVR family protein — translated: MMEYTIKQLEDWNNKIEEVVKDEGLDCYPQEFEICSYEDMLCYEAYVGMPSHYPHWSYGKAYEKKKTLYTYNLEGLPYEMVINSNPCIAYLMRDNTLLLQILTIAHVYGHNDFFKNNRLFVEGTLAESTVEMFKNHAGRVRNYIQDPSIGYEKVERILDAAHALRFQTTRVIGNKKLSEEEKKKKLLDKYYEEIKVNGLLDKRKDVPFPNLTKIPLEPTEDIMEFIIQYSNLEEWEKDILRIVVEETKYFIPQIETKIMNEGWASYWHYRILNKLELPQDLHMEFLSRHNQVIRPFLGALNPYYLGFKIFEDIEKRFGKDKIFEVRHLERDESFIRRYLTQELCSEMNLFEYAKKGSNYVIEEVSDEEGWKKIRDTIVKNIGMATIPCIKVVEMSPKDRSLLLVHEYEGRELELTYAYETLKYLSILWGGKVMLRTVIDRVRKLIVCDENKRISMNGA